The sequence CATGGAAATCCATGAAAAAGAAGTGGTTGGCGAGCAGGTGGATGAGGAGACGCGCTGCCGGCACTACCATTCGGAAGTCGACCGGATTGCGATCAAATTCTTCTGCTGCCAAACGTATTATCCATGTTATGAATGCCATGGCATGCATGGCTGCGGCCATCCTGCAGTATGGCCGGCTTCCCGGTTCTCGGAGAAGGCCGTTCTTTGCGGCGCCTGCGGATTCGAATTATCGGTTACGGAATATCTATCTTGCGGCTCTGCCTGTCCGGCCTGCAGCGCGCCATTCAACCCAGGCTGCAGCCTACACAAACACCTCTATTTTGACACATCCAAATGAAAGAGCAGACCGTCTTTGTGGTCTGCTCTTTGTCATGTCTGCGGTACAAATCGCAGTTCCGTATGATGCTGATCTGCCTGATCATACGCTTTCTGGAAACCGAGTTTGCGGATGTCTTCCTTCCGTACCTCTTTGTACGGATAGCTCACCTCGAACGGCGCGTCAAACGGAAAACTCTCGACCGCAATCGTCCGATTGTCGAGGAACTGGATCGCCAGCCGATGATCCGGGAGGCCGGGCAGCGATTCAGGTGCAGGAATGCCGTTCACGAAGAATGGGTGCTCCTCACTCTTACGCACGCCGGGTTCATTCACACAGCAGTATAGTGAAAAATTGTCGCCGAGCTGCA comes from Sporosarcina trichiuri and encodes:
- a CDS encoding CHY zinc finger protein; its protein translation is MEIHEKEVVGEQVDEETRCRHYHSEVDRIAIKFFCCQTYYPCYECHGMHGCGHPAVWPASRFSEKAVLCGACGFELSVTEYLSCGSACPACSAPFNPGCSLHKHLYFDTSK